A single region of the Stenotrophomonas sp. Marseille-Q4652 genome encodes:
- a CDS encoding peroxiredoxin, giving the protein MTIQAGDRIPEVTLKRIREGMETVDTTTLFDGRKAVLFAVPGAFTPTCSARHLPGYVEHFDDFRAKGVEVFCMAVNDPFVMQAWATANSVPEGLQMLSDGNCELARALGLEMDASASGMGMRSRRFALYVEDGVVRECFIEEPGKFEVSAAEYVLAHLPA; this is encoded by the coding sequence ATGACCATCCAAGCCGGTGACCGCATTCCCGAAGTCACCCTCAAGCGCATCCGCGAGGGCATGGAGACGGTGGACACCACCACCCTGTTCGATGGCCGCAAGGCCGTGCTGTTCGCCGTGCCCGGTGCCTTCACCCCGACCTGCTCGGCCCGCCACCTGCCCGGCTACGTCGAGCATTTCGACGATTTCCGCGCCAAGGGCGTGGAGGTGTTCTGCATGGCGGTCAACGACCCGTTCGTGATGCAGGCCTGGGCCACGGCCAATTCGGTTCCCGAGGGCCTGCAGATGCTGTCCGACGGCAACTGCGAACTTGCCCGCGCGCTGGGCCTGGAGATGGACGCCAGCGCCTCGGGCATGGGCATGCGCTCGCGGCGTTTCGCGCTGTACGTGGAGGACGGGGTGGTGCGCGAATGCTTCATCGAGGAACCGGGCAAGTTCGAGGTGTCCGCGGCCGAATACGTGCTGGCGCATTTGCCGGCCTGA
- a CDS encoding Hsp20/alpha crystallin family protein, producing the protein MSIVRYRQWPAQTGLQNEIRQLFGALLNGDDQTATDDSAVVTAQWVPAVDIREEAGQFVLMADLPGIDPADIEVQMDKGILSIKGERKLDPVPEGDHFSRIERRHGNFHRRFALPDSADPDAISASGSNGVLEIRIPKRAEASPRRIQIETGNPTKQ; encoded by the coding sequence ATGAGCATCGTACGTTACCGCCAGTGGCCGGCACAGACTGGCCTGCAGAACGAGATCCGCCAGCTGTTCGGCGCCCTGTTGAACGGCGATGACCAGACGGCCACCGACGATTCGGCCGTGGTCACCGCGCAGTGGGTGCCGGCGGTGGACATCCGCGAGGAAGCCGGCCAGTTCGTGCTGATGGCCGACCTGCCGGGCATCGACCCGGCCGACATCGAGGTGCAGATGGACAAGGGCATCCTGTCGATCAAGGGCGAGCGCAAGCTCGACCCGGTGCCCGAGGGCGACCACTTCTCGCGCATCGAGCGCCGCCACGGCAACTTCCACCGCCGCTTCGCGCTGCCCGACAGCGCCGACCCGGATGCGATCAGTGCCAGCGGCAGCAACGGCGTGCTGGAGATCCGCATCCCCAAGCGCGCCGAGGCCAGCCCGCGGCGAATCCAGAT